From the genome of Flavobacterium ovatum, one region includes:
- a CDS encoding DUF1905 domain-containing protein yields the protein MSTETIDTFWAKIEIIGINPFVFVPESILNTLFENSGKSKGAIPIKGSVNDVPYLQNLVKYSGEWRLYINAKMLKNSPKRIGEQIQISITYDPEIRTLSIHPKLAHALGENVVAFKVFQNLRPSLQQEIILYIFNLKTESSVDNNVQKAIAYLLGKGRFVGREIK from the coding sequence ATGTCTACAGAAACTATCGATACTTTTTGGGCTAAAATTGAAATTATTGGCATCAATCCGTTTGTTTTTGTTCCCGAAAGTATTTTGAATACTCTTTTTGAAAATTCAGGAAAATCCAAAGGAGCGATTCCGATAAAAGGCTCCGTAAATGATGTACCCTATTTACAAAATCTAGTAAAATATAGTGGCGAATGGCGTTTGTATATCAATGCCAAAATGCTAAAAAATTCGCCTAAACGAATTGGGGAGCAAATTCAAATAAGCATTACCTACGATCCTGAAATTAGAACCCTTTCTATTCATCCCAAATTGGCACACGCTTTAGGGGAAAATGTAGTAGCCTTCAAAGTGTTTCAAAATTTACGTCCTTCTTTACAGCAGGAGATTATCCTTTATATTTTTAACTTAAAAACGGAATCAAGCGTAGATAATAATGTACAAAAAGCAATTGCGTATTTGTTAGGAAAAGGACGGTTTGTAGGCAGAGAAATTAAGTAA
- a CDS encoding SGNH/GDSL hydrolase family protein, translating to MKEPSILQDWPYLDKYRQKNTSINEKHSIENRIVFMGDSITEFWGNLHPEFFEGKNYINRGISGQTTPQMLIRFRADVIELKPKAVVILAGGNDIAGNTGPSTLEMIMNNLISMVELAKVNQIQVVLCSVLPANHFYWNPKEKPADKVIALNQMIQDYALANELLLVDYYSALVDDKKGLSSPFSEDGVHPNKEGYLIMEPIIEKVIGLL from the coding sequence ATGAAAGAACCATCCATCCTCCAAGACTGGCCTTATCTAGATAAATACCGACAGAAAAATACTTCCATCAATGAAAAACATTCTATTGAAAACCGCATCGTTTTTATGGGGGACTCCATAACGGAGTTTTGGGGAAATTTGCATCCAGAATTCTTTGAGGGTAAAAATTATATCAACCGTGGTATTAGCGGTCAAACGACGCCACAAATGCTTATTCGTTTTAGAGCCGATGTAATTGAATTGAAACCTAAAGCAGTCGTGATTCTGGCAGGAGGAAATGACATTGCTGGAAATACTGGGCCATCAACCCTAGAAATGATTATGAACAACCTCATCTCTATGGTGGAACTAGCAAAAGTCAACCAAATACAAGTAGTTCTTTGTTCCGTTTTACCTGCCAATCATTTTTATTGGAATCCCAAAGAAAAACCCGCTGATAAGGTTATTGCGCTCAACCAAATGATTCAAGATTATGCTTTGGCAAATGAACTTTTATTGGTGGATTATTATTCTGCTTTGGTGGATGATAAAAAAGGTTTGAGTTCACCATTTTCTGAAGATGGTGTACATCCAAATAAGGAAGGCTATTTGATTATGGAGCCAATAATTGAGAAAGTAATTGGATTATTGTAG
- a CDS encoding T9SS type A sorting domain-containing protein, with protein MKKIIILFTLLVITGSLNAQTISRKVVSSAGGTLSGGGGQLTFSIGETFIPSLTANGDVVTHGFQQPGEKISTGNVSNTTMCPGNNFNLPYTARDIGGANTFTAQLSNASGSFASPVNIGTLTGNSSTGEINVTIPYTTVVGTGYRIRITSSVPAFIGTDNGANIIINELQLTTISYSSNIFCASNNASVTRSGLSGGTYSSTAGISINSNTGTINLSGSIPGSYTVSYSYSNSVCSGIATANVTIIAIPTEPVVAAQNFCNSATVAALPNGGGAYKWYSSSNNGTELPSTTVLSTGKYYVSNTSGNCESTRTSVNITIINVSAPSVAAQNFCSSATVALLPNGGGTYKWYSSAVGGTVLSNSTNLSSGTYYVSDTSGGCESNRTGVSVTINPNVSAGTVSGPTTLCVGATDTFTSNGPQGGSWSSTNTSAVKVNAKTGVVTTVNAGNAIIQYTVTSGCGSPVTSSSAAVTVSAPPTASINYNGTFCNTGFVNVTRTGQAGGVYSASPSGLNINSSTGRVNLGASSTGNYTVTYSFSSGNCSDVTTTKIKISNCKKDTSEASEAAISLKPTLDTTPVKFDVIAYPNPSAYQFNLVVESDSSEKINVYVYEMSGKLLKHLVRDIGESIVFGSELPTGVYTVLINQGPYQKTVRLIKQ; from the coding sequence ATGAAAAAAATAATCATACTATTTACACTACTAGTAATTACAGGTAGTTTAAATGCTCAAACCATAAGCCGCAAAGTCGTCTCCAGTGCTGGAGGCACCTTAAGTGGTGGTGGAGGTCAACTAACATTTAGTATTGGTGAAACGTTTATTCCCTCACTTACTGCTAATGGAGATGTCGTAACCCATGGTTTTCAACAACCAGGGGAAAAGATAAGTACGGGTAACGTGAGTAACACTACTATGTGTCCAGGAAACAATTTTAACCTTCCATACACCGCCAGGGATATAGGTGGAGCAAATACATTTACAGCTCAATTAAGTAACGCTTCTGGGAGTTTTGCGAGTCCTGTAAACATTGGTACATTGACAGGTAATTCTTCGACAGGAGAAATTAATGTTACTATCCCTTATACTACCGTGGTAGGTACAGGATATCGGATACGTATAACAAGTAGCGTACCGGCTTTTATTGGAACTGATAATGGTGCTAATATTATAATAAATGAACTTCAATTAACTACTATCAGTTATAGTTCAAATATTTTTTGTGCAAGTAATAACGCTTCGGTGACTAGGTCAGGTTTATCGGGGGGGACTTATTCGTCTACTGCTGGCATAAGTATAAATAGTAATACTGGGACAATTAATCTTTCTGGAAGTATTCCTGGAAGTTATACAGTAAGTTACAGCTACAGTAATAGTGTTTGCTCGGGAATAGCAACTGCCAACGTGACTATTATTGCAATTCCAACAGAACCGGTTGTGGCTGCCCAAAATTTCTGTAATTCAGCAACTGTAGCAGCACTACCTAATGGTGGTGGCGCATATAAATGGTATAGTAGCTCAAACAACGGTACAGAGCTTCCGAGTACTACTGTATTGAGTACAGGTAAATATTATGTAAGCAATACCTCTGGAAATTGCGAAAGTACAAGGACGTCAGTAAATATTACTATAATAAATGTATCAGCGCCATCAGTGGCAGCACAAAACTTTTGTAGTTCAGCAACGGTGGCTTTACTACCAAATGGAGGAGGAACCTATAAATGGTATAGTTCAGCAGTAGGAGGTACTGTATTGTCAAATTCCACCAACTTAAGTTCTGGGACTTATTATGTAAGCGATACTTCTGGAGGTTGTGAAAGTAATAGAACAGGGGTAAGTGTTACAATTAACCCTAATGTTTCTGCAGGAACGGTAAGTGGTCCTACCACTTTATGTGTAGGAGCAACTGATACCTTTACTAGCAACGGCCCTCAAGGTGGTAGTTGGAGTAGTACTAACACATCTGCTGTTAAGGTGAATGCAAAAACGGGTGTAGTAACAACAGTAAATGCAGGAAATGCAATTATCCAATACACAGTAACTTCTGGCTGCGGTAGTCCTGTAACATCGTCTTCAGCAGCGGTAACAGTAAGTGCTCCACCAACTGCAAGTATAAATTATAATGGTACATTCTGTAATACGGGATTTGTAAATGTAACTAGAACTGGTCAAGCAGGGGGTGTTTATAGTGCATCTCCATCTGGATTGAATATTAATAGTTCAACAGGAAGGGTCAATCTAGGAGCTAGTTCAACCGGTAATTATACGGTTACATATAGTTTTAGTAGTGGTAATTGCTCAGATGTAACCACGACAAAAATAAAGATTAGTAATTGTAAGAAAGATACTTCTGAGGCAAGTGAAGCAGCCATTAGTCTAAAACCGACCTTAGATACAACACCAGTTAAATTTGACGTAATCGCTTATCCTAATCCATCTGCTTACCAATTCAATTTGGTGGTAGAAAGTGATAGTAGTGAAAAAATAAACGTTTATGTTTATGAAATGTCAGGTAAATTGTTGAAACATTTGGTAAGGGATATAGGTGAATCAATTGTTTTTGGATCAGAATTACCAACTGGAGTTTATACCGTATTAATTAATCAAGGTCCTTATCAAAAGACAGTAAGATTAATTAAGCAATAA
- a CDS encoding OsmC family peroxiredoxin, protein MKRNATAIWKGTLKENGGRLTTQSKTLENTQYSFHSRFEEGVGTNPEELVAAAHSGCFAMQLSAFIGEAGFHPESIETKCEINLVDGSIIGSHLTVQAKIDGITDATFQELVTKAEKNCPISKLLNTKITSTATLV, encoded by the coding sequence ATGAAAAGAAATGCAACAGCAATTTGGAAAGGTACTCTTAAAGAAAATGGTGGTAGATTAACTACACAAAGTAAAACACTAGAAAATACTCAATATTCATTTCATTCCCGATTTGAGGAAGGAGTAGGTACTAACCCAGAGGAATTGGTGGCAGCTGCACATTCGGGATGTTTTGCTATGCAGCTTTCAGCCTTTATAGGCGAGGCTGGTTTTCATCCAGAGAGTATCGAAACCAAATGTGAGATAAATTTAGTAGACGGAAGTATTATAGGTTCACATTTGACGGTACAAGCCAAAATTGACGGAATCACAGATGCTACTTTTCAAGAATTGGTTACAAAAGCAGAAAAAAATTGCCCAATATCCAAATTGTTGAATACAAAAATAACTTCAACGGCTACTTTGGTTTAA
- the cysM gene encoding cysteine synthase CysM gives MKPQKLVDLIGNTPLVETVNLVQNKNVKLLLKLEGNNPGGSVKDRAAYYMIKGALDRGEIKKGDKLIEATSGNTGIALAMIAQVLGIEIELVLPENSTKERTQTMRAYGATVILTSAETGIIGSRDYADKKVAEGGYIMLNQFANDDNWKAHYNTTGPEIWRDTEGTVTHFVSAMGTTGTIMGTSTFLKEKNPAIQIVGAQPSEGSQIPGIRKWPLEYLPKIFNPSKVDQTIDVSEAEAREMTKCLALEEGVFAGMSSGGSVAVAVKIANQLESGVIVAIICDRGDRYLSSDLFD, from the coding sequence ATGAAACCTCAAAAATTAGTTGACTTAATAGGTAATACGCCTTTAGTAGAAACAGTCAATTTAGTTCAAAATAAAAACGTAAAACTACTTTTAAAACTAGAAGGAAATAATCCTGGTGGTAGTGTCAAAGACAGAGCTGCTTATTACATGATTAAAGGAGCTTTGGACCGTGGTGAAATCAAAAAAGGCGATAAACTAATTGAAGCTACTAGCGGAAACACTGGAATTGCCCTTGCGATGATTGCACAAGTATTGGGTATCGAAATTGAACTAGTGCTTCCTGAAAACTCTACCAAAGAACGCACCCAAACTATGCGTGCTTATGGAGCAACGGTAATATTAACTTCTGCCGAAACAGGTATCATTGGTTCAAGAGATTATGCCGATAAAAAAGTAGCCGAAGGTGGTTACATCATGTTGAATCAGTTTGCCAATGATGACAACTGGAAAGCGCATTACAACACCACAGGCCCCGAAATTTGGAGAGATACTGAAGGAACTGTAACCCATTTTGTTTCTGCCATGGGAACTACAGGGACGATTATGGGAACTTCTACTTTTTTGAAAGAAAAAAACCCTGCTATACAAATCGTAGGAGCACAACCTAGTGAAGGTTCACAAATTCCAGGTATCCGTAAATGGCCATTAGAATATTTACCCAAAATTTTCAATCCGTCTAAAGTAGATCAAACTATAGACGTATCTGAAGCTGAAGCGCGAGAAATGACCAAATGCTTAGCACTTGAAGAAGGTGTTTTTGCAGGAATGAGCAGTGGTGGTTCAGTGGCAGTGGCGGTAAAAATTGCCAACCAACTGGAATCAGGTGTCATTGTTGCGATTATTTGCGACCGTGGAGACCGTTATTTGTCTTCGGATTTGTTTGATTAA
- the epsC gene encoding serine O-acetyltransferase EpsC yields MTKDLIIQNIGALKSHLNINYRIKTKTEAFTEQLFYTLFDSNAELSQSIDELEKLFKEISKIACKKPESLCNSIWEKFLASLPTVLEKLNRDAQFILDNDPASNSIEEVYLGYPGFYAIAIYRLSHELYLLDLPLFSRLMSEYAHKITGTDIHAGAQIESPFFIDHATGIVIGETTVIEKHVKIYQGVTLGALSVSKDMKNAKRHPTVEQNVCIYANATILGGETTIGKDSVVGGNAWVTKSIPARSIVLNTTTTEVKVKEMK; encoded by the coding sequence ATGACAAAAGATCTGATTATCCAAAATATTGGGGCTCTCAAAAGCCACCTAAACATCAATTACCGTATTAAAACTAAAACGGAAGCTTTTACAGAACAATTGTTTTATACTTTATTTGACTCGAATGCCGAGTTAAGTCAAAGCATTGATGAACTTGAAAAATTATTTAAAGAAATTTCTAAGATCGCTTGTAAAAAACCTGAAAGCTTATGCAATTCCATTTGGGAGAAATTCTTAGCGAGTTTGCCTACTGTACTTGAAAAACTAAATCGAGATGCACAGTTTATCCTTGACAATGATCCTGCTTCGAATAGTATTGAAGAGGTCTACCTAGGTTATCCCGGATTTTATGCTATTGCCATTTACCGTTTAAGTCATGAGTTATATCTTTTAGATTTACCATTATTTTCTAGATTAATGAGTGAATACGCTCATAAAATAACAGGAACAGATATTCATGCTGGTGCTCAAATTGAATCTCCGTTTTTTATTGACCACGCCACAGGAATCGTGATTGGTGAAACGACAGTAATTGAAAAACATGTGAAAATTTATCAAGGAGTAACCCTAGGCGCTTTGAGTGTGAGCAAGGACATGAAAAATGCCAAACGCCACCCTACTGTAGAACAAAACGTTTGCATTTATGCCAATGCTACTATTCTAGGTGGAGAAACCACCATTGGAAAGGACAGCGTAGTGGGCGGGAATGCTTGGGTAACCAAATCAATTCCGGCAAGATCAATTGTATTGAACACCACAACCACCGAAGTAAAAGTTAAAGAAATGAAATAA
- a CDS encoding DUF2752 domain-containing protein, which produces MLDFEKFLLPCFSKTLFNLECLGCGFQRAVLLLLQGQFKAAFVMYPAIYPTLFFIFFISFHYFYKKLVPEKTILIITLINVFFMILGYGYKNYFLPQI; this is translated from the coding sequence ATGTTGGATTTCGAAAAATTCTTACTGCCTTGCTTCAGTAAAACACTCTTCAACTTGGAGTGTTTAGGATGTGGATTTCAACGTGCCGTTTTACTACTATTACAAGGTCAATTTAAAGCTGCTTTTGTAATGTATCCTGCAATTTATCCAACCCTTTTTTTCATCTTTTTTATCAGTTTTCATTATTTCTATAAAAAGTTAGTACCCGAAAAAACAATTCTTATCATAACATTAATCAATGTATTTTTCATGATACTCGGTTATGGCTATAAAAACTATTTCCTACCGCAAATCTAA
- a CDS encoding Smr/MutS family protein, producing MLSKGDKVSVLDDAIDGVVLSVKGDQVEVETTDGFSMTFFVKELIKLNDSSSLDDSIKMINISAVQKEKEIPKPRSFVKERKVKNERPVPEFDLHIEKLVKNKQGMSNYDILTIQSETAKRHIDFAIKNRIPKIVFIHGVGEGVLKSELDFLLGRYDNIDFQEANYQKYGQGATEVYIRQSKNN from the coding sequence ATATTAAGTAAAGGAGATAAGGTTTCGGTTTTAGATGACGCTATTGATGGTGTGGTATTATCGGTGAAAGGTGATCAAGTGGAAGTAGAAACTACAGATGGATTCTCGATGACATTTTTTGTCAAGGAATTGATTAAGTTAAACGATTCCAGTAGTTTAGATGATTCTATTAAGATGATCAATATAAGTGCGGTTCAAAAAGAAAAAGAGATACCAAAACCGCGTAGTTTTGTTAAAGAACGAAAGGTTAAGAACGAACGTCCTGTTCCTGAATTTGATTTACACATCGAAAAGTTAGTTAAAAACAAACAAGGAATGTCTAATTATGACATTCTAACCATTCAATCTGAAACGGCCAAAAGGCATATTGATTTCGCTATTAAAAACCGAATTCCAAAGATTGTTTTTATTCACGGTGTGGGTGAAGGAGTATTGAAATCGGAGTTGGATTTTTTATTAGGACGTTATGATAATATCGATTTTCAGGAAGCTAATTATCAAAAATATGGTCAAGGGGCAACGGAAGTTTATATCCGTCAGAGTAAAAATAACTAG
- a CDS encoding cysteine desulfurase family protein, protein MKKIYLDNASTTSIRPEVVQEMTQIMMEDYGNPSSTHSLGRNSKNILELSRKAIAKCINASAQEIIFTSSATEANNWILRSAVKDLKVSRIITSKVEHHAVLHVVEQLQREFGIAVDFVKVNANGAVDLTHLVELLSHEGKALVSLMHVNNETGVVLDLQRVGMLCREYNVLFHSDTVQSVGKRRIDLQLISVDFLVATAHKFHGPKGIGFAFVKKNSGLQPLFYGGEQEKGLRAGTEPVHQIAGMTKALVISYENLEQETAHITTLKTYLVSKITEFFPQATFNGGTDGICTILNILLPFSKDKTAMILFHLDMKGIAVSRGSACQSGSIRPSHVLAEMLSEEDLKKPNLRISMSHYNTKEDIDRLIEGLKSL, encoded by the coding sequence ATGAAAAAAATATATCTCGATAACGCATCTACAACTTCTATTCGACCTGAAGTAGTTCAAGAAATGACCCAAATTATGATGGAAGATTATGGTAATCCATCGTCTACACATAGTTTAGGGCGTAATAGCAAAAATATTTTGGAGCTTTCTAGAAAGGCGATTGCCAAATGTATCAATGCTTCGGCTCAAGAAATCATTTTTACTTCGTCAGCTACTGAGGCTAACAATTGGATTTTACGTTCTGCAGTTAAAGATTTAAAAGTAAGCCGTATAATTACCAGTAAAGTGGAGCATCATGCTGTTCTACATGTAGTGGAGCAATTACAAAGAGAATTTGGCATTGCTGTTGATTTTGTAAAAGTCAATGCTAATGGAGCGGTTGATTTGACTCATTTGGTAGAGCTTTTGTCTCATGAAGGGAAAGCTTTAGTGAGTTTAATGCATGTTAATAATGAGACGGGTGTGGTTTTGGATTTACAACGTGTAGGAATGCTTTGCAGAGAGTATAATGTTTTGTTTCATTCAGATACTGTGCAATCTGTAGGAAAACGTAGGATTGATTTACAATTGATTTCGGTAGATTTTTTGGTTGCGACTGCTCATAAATTTCATGGTCCTAAAGGAATTGGTTTCGCTTTTGTGAAGAAAAATTCTGGATTACAACCTTTGTTTTATGGAGGTGAACAAGAAAAAGGCTTGCGGGCAGGAACGGAACCGGTACACCAAATTGCTGGAATGACTAAGGCTCTGGTTATTTCTTATGAAAATTTAGAACAGGAGACAGCGCATATAACAACACTAAAAACTTATTTAGTTTCAAAAATAACGGAATTTTTTCCGCAGGCTACTTTTAATGGTGGAACGGATGGGATTTGTACTATTTTGAATATATTGTTGCCTTTTTCGAAAGATAAGACAGCGATGATTTTATTTCACTTGGATATGAAAGGAATTGCGGTTTCTCGAGGAAGTGCTTGTCAAAGCGGAAGCATTAGACCTTCCCATGTTTTGGCTGAAATGCTTTCGGAAGAGGATTTAAAAAAACCGAATTTGCGTATCTCTATGAGTCATTATAACACCAAAGAAGATATTGACAGACTTATTGAGGGCTTGAAAAGTTTGTAA
- a CDS encoding sodium:proton antiporter, with protein sequence MTIIISLCILLLIAYLFDLTASYTKIPSVILLLLLGWIVKEVTVFFDIPIPDLSSTLPILGTIGLILIVLEGALELELNSSKISLIKKSVLGALIPLMAMSFALAYAFHYFGGYPFKTCLTNAIPFCVISSAIAIPSVRNLTSDQREFTIYESSMSDIFGVIFFNFIIYNTDFGLETFGYFSLEILLIITISLIATFLLSFLLNKIDHHIKFVPIILLVILIYEISKIFHLPALIFILVFGLAIGNLDEIKHLKWTQSFRLDLLNKEVAKFKELTIEATFIIRALFFMLFGFLIKTSEIVNPDTILWALGIVTVIFAFRFLQLLLSKIPIFPLLFVAPRGLITILLFLSISTDQVLPLVNKSLIIQVILLTAVIMMIGLMASAKHREIIIKEKLRAKHINPETEDKQIL encoded by the coding sequence ATGACCATTATTATATCGCTTTGTATCTTATTACTAATCGCTTATTTGTTTGACCTAACAGCAAGTTATACAAAAATTCCATCGGTAATTTTACTTTTGTTATTGGGTTGGATTGTTAAAGAAGTGACGGTGTTTTTTGACATTCCCATTCCAGACTTAAGCTCCACCTTGCCTATCTTAGGAACTATTGGATTAATTTTGATCGTACTTGAAGGAGCTTTGGAACTAGAACTCAATAGTTCCAAAATAAGTCTTATCAAAAAATCGGTTCTAGGTGCTTTAATTCCACTGATGGCCATGTCCTTTGCACTTGCTTATGCTTTTCATTATTTTGGAGGTTACCCCTTCAAAACCTGTTTAACTAATGCTATTCCGTTTTGTGTAATCAGTAGCGCTATTGCCATTCCTAGTGTACGTAACTTGACTTCAGACCAAAGAGAATTTACCATCTACGAAAGTAGTATGTCGGATATTTTTGGAGTTATTTTCTTTAATTTTATTATTTACAACACAGATTTTGGATTAGAAACCTTTGGATATTTCTCTTTAGAAATCCTTCTTATTATAACGATTTCACTCATCGCTACCTTTTTGCTTTCTTTTTTACTAAACAAAATTGACCACCACATTAAATTTGTACCAATCATTTTGCTAGTGATTTTAATCTACGAAATATCCAAAATTTTCCACCTACCTGCTTTGATCTTTATTCTAGTATTTGGTCTAGCCATTGGGAATTTGGACGAAATCAAACATTTGAAATGGACACAAAGTTTCCGTTTAGACCTGTTAAATAAAGAGGTTGCAAAATTTAAAGAACTTACTATCGAAGCCACTTTTATTATTAGAGCTTTATTTTTTATGCTTTTCGGGTTTTTAATCAAAACTTCCGAAATAGTCAATCCGGACACCATCCTGTGGGCGCTAGGAATTGTTACCGTCATATTTGCATTTCGTTTTCTCCAATTATTGTTATCCAAAATACCAATTTTCCCACTGTTATTTGTTGCCCCAAGAGGATTGATTACCATTTTACTCTTTTTATCCATTTCAACAGACCAAGTATTGCCTTTAGTAAATAAATCTCTTATTATCCAAGTCATCTTACTAACTGCCGTAATCATGATGATTGGCTTAATGGCGTCAGCAAAACACCGTGAAATCATCATCAAAGAGAAACTGAGAGCTAAACACATCAACCCTGAAACCGAAGACAAACAAATACTTTAA
- a CDS encoding nuclear transport factor 2 family protein, with amino-acid sequence MKLSTLTQASIIAFTLVQGNAIQAQNKKDNKSKKSQKMEISNKQKVVALLKSIETGDATPVSYINPTNYKQHNTAVADGLAGFGALLQQIPTNTAKVKTIRAFEEGDYVFTHTDYNFFGPKIGFDIFKFENGQIVEHWDNLQETPVTANPSGHSMIDGATAIKDLDKTAANKNLVTEFVNDILVNGKMEKLAGYFNGDDYIQHNPNIPDQLSGLGATLGALAKQDVFLKYDKIHRVLGEGNFVLVVSEGHFGTDHNSFYDLFRIENGKIAEHWDVIEKMTNKADWKNNNGKF; translated from the coding sequence ATGAAACTATCGACACTTACACAAGCCAGCATAATAGCGTTTACACTTGTACAAGGAAATGCTATTCAAGCACAAAACAAGAAAGATAACAAATCAAAAAAATCTCAAAAAATGGAAATTTCAAACAAACAAAAAGTAGTAGCCCTATTAAAATCAATTGAAACTGGAGATGCAACACCAGTAAGTTACATCAACCCGACCAATTACAAACAGCACAATACTGCTGTAGCGGATGGATTGGCAGGTTTTGGAGCACTTTTACAACAAATACCGACAAACACTGCCAAAGTAAAAACGATACGCGCCTTTGAAGAAGGTGATTATGTTTTCACTCATACCGATTACAACTTTTTTGGACCAAAAATTGGTTTTGATATCTTTAAATTCGAAAACGGACAAATTGTAGAACACTGGGATAACCTTCAAGAAACTCCAGTAACTGCAAATCCAAGTGGACATAGCATGATTGACGGTGCTACAGCAATCAAAGACTTAGACAAAACTGCTGCCAACAAAAATTTAGTTACTGAATTTGTTAATGACATCTTGGTTAACGGAAAAATGGAGAAACTAGCTGGATATTTCAACGGAGATGATTATATCCAACATAATCCAAATATTCCAGACCAACTTTCAGGACTTGGAGCCACTTTAGGGGCGCTTGCAAAACAAGATGTTTTCTTGAAATATGACAAAATTCACCGTGTACTAGGAGAAGGAAACTTTGTATTAGTTGTAAGCGAAGGACATTTTGGCACAGACCATAATTCATTTTATGATTTATTTAGAATAGAAAATGGTAAAATTGCCGAACACTGGGATGTTATTGAAAAAATGACAAACAAAGCAGACTGGAAAAACAACAACGGTAAATTTTAA
- a CDS encoding helix-turn-helix transcriptional regulator: MKNSIQQIKFNNKRKDSQFDLTTFDAIFSKKDLDHTLTDFQQIDFYMLMMITAGKGMHTVDFTDYTLQEGSILSIRKDQIHKFFKNDVQGYVLLFTDTFLVHFFNEVEVFKSLQLFNELITSPKLQLNAPDFQITKNLIDEIASEYNQIKDEHSMSVIGSLLHILFRKIYRIKTFDNIVFSEKKYLSSFIQLQLLVENQCFKTKKVSDYASQMNISSKTVNTITNTIIHKSAKEFIDTVLTTQIKRLLINTRLSVKEIAFQSGFEESTNLYKFFKKNTSLTPEAFRKANQ; encoded by the coding sequence TTGAAAAACTCCATTCAGCAAATAAAATTCAACAACAAACGCAAAGACAGTCAGTTTGACTTAACAACTTTTGACGCCATATTTTCAAAGAAAGATCTCGATCATACTTTGACAGATTTTCAGCAGATTGATTTTTATATGTTAATGATGATTACAGCAGGAAAAGGCATGCACACGGTCGATTTTACCGATTACACGCTCCAAGAAGGTAGCATTTTGAGCATTCGAAAAGACCAAATTCACAAGTTCTTTAAAAACGACGTGCAAGGATATGTGCTACTTTTCACAGATACCTTTTTAGTTCATTTTTTCAATGAAGTCGAAGTGTTTAAAAGTTTACAACTGTTTAATGAATTGATTACCTCACCAAAACTCCAACTCAACGCGCCTGATTTTCAAATAACAAAAAACTTAATCGACGAAATTGCTTCTGAATATAATCAAATAAAAGACGAGCATTCTATGAGTGTTATTGGAAGCTTGTTGCATATTCTTTTTCGAAAAATATACCGCATTAAGACATTCGACAATATTGTGTTTTCAGAAAAAAAATACTTGAGTTCATTTATACAGCTTCAACTATTGGTCGAAAACCAATGCTTTAAAACCAAGAAGGTTTCTGATTATGCTAGTCAAATGAATATTAGTTCCAAAACGGTAAACACCATTACAAATACTATTATTCATAAATCGGCCAAAGAATTCATCGACACCGTTTTGACTACCCAAATCAAAAGATTACTTATAAACACACGACTTTCGGTTAAAGAAATAGCTTTTCAATCAGGTTTTGAAGAATCTACTAATTTATACAAGTTTTTCAAAAAGAATACTTCGCTTACTCCAGAAGCTTTTAGAAAAGCAAATCAATAA
- a CDS encoding chaperone modulator CbpM: MSTENFIALDTLCIHYKVTLSFFYNLSDNGLIDIEEIAETRYIHQDSLHEIEKIIRMHQDLDVNIEGIDVVLNLLKKIDALKTELHTVRNRLRLYEN, from the coding sequence ATGAGTACTGAAAATTTTATCGCCCTTGATACACTTTGCATTCACTATAAAGTAACCTTATCTTTCTTTTATAATCTAAGCGATAACGGCTTGATCGATATTGAAGAGATTGCCGAAACACGCTATATTCACCAAGATTCCTTACACGAAATTGAGAAAATCATCCGAATGCACCAAGACCTAGACGTAAACATTGAAGGAATCGATGTTGTACTTAATTTACTCAAAAAAATAGATGCGCTAAAAACGGAGTTGCACACAGTAAGAAATAGATTGAGACTTTATGAGAATTAA